GATTGTTGGTTCACCGAGAGAGAGGAAGTATCGGAATCCTTTTCTATATGCACCTCATAGACAGAACTGTGCATCTCACTTGCAGAAAACCCCTGTTCTGCAATCTGTTGGTGGGCTCGTTGCATCGAGGGAGAACTCATCATCGGCCGCATACCCTCAAACTCATCCGAGTGAGGAACCGGTAGGGAAGCACCACCACTGGTCATGCCATAGGCGATGGCCACCGTACCATCAGGATTGCGGATATACAAGCCACTGACCCGGTCATCTGCCGAGCGTAACAAGATCTCCTCCAGGCTCATCATGGAATAACTGCGACCATCCAGCCCTGCTGAAAGATTTTCACTCAGAGCGGCAAGATAATCCTGGAAGACAGACTCAGTCCAATTGAGTCGCTGGTGGTGGATAGTCACCAAAAATACCGTAGTCTGGATACCCACCACTACGGCAACCACCAATACGAACCCCAGGAAGAGTCTTACGAACTGTCTTCTCATAGCACTGCGCCTTCCTTCTCATGCCCAATGAAACGGTATCCGTAGCCACGAACCGTCTCGATCCAGGGGCCGTCTCCAAGTTTGGAGCGGATATTCTTTATATGGGTATCGACCACCCGTTCGTAGGAATCGACAGCATAGTCGAAACACTCCTCAAGAATTTGGGAACGAGAAACCAAGTGATGTGAGTTTTCGATCAGGAATGCAAGGATTCTCCACTCTGCTGCGGTCAGGATAACCTCCCCTCCATCAACCAGAAGTTGATGATCGGTCTCATCAAAGCGCATCGAGTGGTCATTCACGTAAAGAAAGCCATCGCTTGGGCTGTAACTATTGTTCCTATATCGTCTGAGCACTGCCTGCACCCTGAGTACCAACTCCTTTGGGCTGAAGGGCTTTGAGATATAGTCATCAGCCCCGAGTTCAAACCCAAGGATCCTGTCACTCTCCTCACTACGTGCAGTCATGAAAATCACCGGACAGTCACACTTCTCCTTGAGCTGTTTCACAAAAGCAAAACCATCCCCGTCAGGAAGCATGACATCCTGGATAAGCAGGGATGGAACCTCTCTGGCGACAGCCTCACGAACCGCCCTAAGGGTTGCAAACCCTTTTACTTGATACCCCGAGAGTTCAAGGTACTGGCGAACCCCCTCACGGATCACTTCATGATCCTCTACTATATATATAAGGTCCTGTGTTTCTGCCATCGGTTATTCCTGCCCTTCGCTTCCCTTCCCGGGAAGGCTGGAAGTACTCTTACCGGCGAACCGGTAACCATATCCCCTGACTGTCTCGATCCACTGAGGCCCCATGGGCCCCATCTTTGCACGCATATTCTTCACATGTGTATCGACAATTCGGTCATACGACTCAAAACTATAGTCAAAGCAGTGCTCCAATATCTGTGAGCGGGTGATGAGGATTCCACTATTGCTTACCAAGTAACTCATAATCCTCCACTCTGCAGCAGTAAGCGGTATCTGCGAGCCGTCCAAGGTGAAGAGGTGACTTACCTCGTCGAACTGCAAAACAGACCCTGCCAACACCCAGCTAGAACCTCCCCGGTAGGAGGAGACACTGACATCAATTCGACGAAACAGTGCGTGGACCCTGAGCACCAACTCCTTGAAGCTGAACGGCTTGCATACATAGTCGTCAGCCCCCAACTCGAAGCCTAGGATGCGATCACTCTCAGCAACCCTGCTTGTCACGAAGATGACCGGAAATGAATGGGTCTGCTTCAGTTTCTTGATATAGCTGAAGCCATCCCCATCTGAGAACTGCACTTCCAGGAGCATCAAGTCAGGAACTTGACGACTTATGGCTATCTGCACAGCATGCAAATCCTCAAACACATGCACCTCGTATCCTGAAAGTTCGAGATACTGTTTCACCCCTTCTCGATCCTCACCTGTGGGGTCAACGACATAAATCATCTTCATAATGCAACATCACCATACCTTTGCTCGTCTGACAAGCGTTCTTGTGGATTCAACACATATCTCCACATTATCTTCATATTTCCTCTTAATAATAGACAGGGTGTGTACTGACTGTCAAATACAACAGCTGATAATCACATAGTTCATCCATTCTGCACGCGTGTGGAGATATCCGACCAAAACACCCGTCTATTGCACTGGATAGGCTTCCACGCTACACTTGGCCAATGAAACTCAGGTGGAAAACCCTCATTGGAGACACACTCATACTTAGCCTTTGCATTCTTGCCCTTGTTGCCATCAGCAGACAGACTGCCGGCGGGGGAAGCGGGTATGTGCAAGTTCAGAGCAGTGAAGCCACCTATCGATACAGCCTCGATGTCGATCGTGAGATTACCGTACAGGGGCCACTTGGTGCGACCCACATAGTCATCGAGGATGGTCACGCCCATATCGAGGACTCCGCCTGCCCCACCAAGAGCTGCACCTTCCAGAAACCCATTTCAAATGCACGCTCCTGGATTGCGTGCCTTCCAAACCAGGTGCTGCTTACCATCGTAGGCAGCGAAAGCGAGAATCTGGAGGTTGATGATGTCGCAAACTGAGAAAAAAATTGCCTTCATCAGCGCAGCCACCCTCCTGCTCTCCACCTTGGAGTACCTTATCCCCAAGCCCCTTCCCTTCCTTCGTCTGGGATTGGCAAACCTTCCCCTCCTGGTCATCCTCGATGGCATGTCCTTCGGCCCTTTCTTCATCATCCTGCTACTCAAGGCAGTAGGCCAAGGCATGGTAAGCGGAACACTTTTCTCCTACCTCTTCCTGATTTCCCTTGCAGGGACCCTGAGCAGTGGCATTGCCATGAAAGGGGCTAAGCAACTCCTTGGAATCAGGGTAAGCCTTGTTGGTTGTTCCCTGCTTGGGGCCTTTGTAAGCAATCTGTCTCAACTCCAGGTTGCTTCCTGGGTTGCCTATGGACCCTCCATCTGGATAGCCGCACCGCTTATGCTTGCACTGGGTATGGTCACCAGCTTTGCGTTGGGACTGCTTGCTGAGATCTATCTGCAGAGGGGAACAACGGGAAAAGCTCTCACGCAGGGAACCCTTTCCCTCTCCATACCTCCCACCGAAGAGAAGGTCCCTCACAAACACCTGCTTTTTGCCTCTCTGCTTGCCATTGTTGCAATCCTCCTCGCGAAGGGCCTTGTCACACTTGCTGTTATCACCGCATTGATGTATCTCCTGCAATGGGTCGCTGGGAGAAGAATCCGGATCATACCAGCCCTCATGCTTATCTTCTCGCTGGTTGTATTAAGTCTTTTTGAACCAAATGGGAAGGTATTGCTCAGCATGGGTACGCTTGCATTCACCGAAGGATCACTAACGATTGCTCTTACCAAGGCTCTCCGCCTGCTCTCGCTCCTTGCAGCCAGCCAGAGCCTGAGTGCAAGTAATCCAAAGATAGAAGGCAAGGCTGGTACCCTGCTTGCCCTCACCCTTGCCTATTTCAGCCTGCTCACCCGATCATTCCGGGAAACAAAAGGCTCTGTCATACAACGTGTGGATCAGGCACTGCAGGCAACTGCAAGTGGGAAGGGCACTGATAAAACACCTCCTGTCACGCATAAAAAGCCAATCAACATACCACTGTTCCTTTTTATTGTTTTGGGTGTACTTGCTGTCTCACTCATAAGCTTAATAGTATATTAAGTTCTATCGGGTAATATTATTTGATACTACTGTCATTTTATTTTTAAATTTTTCCAATTTATTTTATTTATATATGCACTAATCTGATATTTAGTGCATTTTCTTATGTATTTTTATTCCTTTTATTTTTTTTTATCGTATTGACCTTATTAGATATTTTTTTATACATTATGGCCAAGAAACCTAATGAGGAGTACATCATGGCTGATAAGAAACAAACCGAAGAGCTTTTTGCAGGACAGAAAGCACTCCAGGACATGATCGAACGTGTAAAACGTGCACAAGCCAAATTCGCTACCTATTCACAGGAACAGGTCGATGCCATATTCCGCTCTGCTGCCATTGCAGCGAACGACGAGCGTATCAAGTTGGCCTTAATGGCGGTGAAAGAGACCGGCATGGGCATTGTGGAGGATAAGGTTATCAAGAACCACTTCTCTGCAGAATACATCTTCAACAAATACAAGGATGACAAGACCTGTGGGATCATAGAGGTGGACCAGGCATTCGGTATCAAGAAAATTGCTGAACCGAAGGGCGTCATTTGCGGCATTATCCCTACCACAAACCCAACCAGTACTGCAATCTTCAAGAGTTTGATCGCCTTAAAGACTCGTAACGCAATCATCTTCAGCCCACACCCAAGAGCAAAAGAGTGCACTTGTGAAGCAGCCCGTATCATTCTTGAGGCTGCAGTGAAGGCAGGGGCACCTGAGGACATCATCGGCTGGATCGATGAACCCTCCATTGAGAAAACAGACTACCTGATGAAAAACAAGCTGGTGAATCTTATCCTTGCCACCGGTGGTCCCTCTATGGTCAAGAGCGCCTATTCCTCCGGTATCCCTGCCATCGGGGTTGGTCCTGGCAATACCCCTGCCCTTATGGACAAGAGTGCAGACGTCAAGATGGCGGTCAGCTCGATTCTCATGAGCAAGACCTTTGACAATGGAGTGGTCTGTGCAAGTGAACAGGCAGTAATTTGCCACAAGGACATCTATGATGCAGTAAAGAAAGAGTTTTCTGATCGTGGTGCACGATTCCTCACAAAGAAGGAAGCTGACATGCTTCGCAAGGTCATCCTCGACCCAAAGCGTGGGACCGTAAACCCAGCCATTGTTGGACAGAAAGCTTCCAAGGTAGCTGAAATCGCTGGATTCACCGTTCCCGAGACCACCAAGGTCCTTATTGGGGAGGTGGAACATGCCGATGCTTCTGAACCATTTGCCCATGAAAAACTCAGTCCGGTATTGGCAATGTACAAGTGTGACAACTATGGGGAGGGAACCAACATGGCAGCAACCTTGGTTGCCTTGGGTGGTTACGGGCATACCAGTGTGCTCTACATTGATGAGAATGAGACAGAGAAGGTTGACACCTACAGCAGGACTGTTAAGACCAGCCGTGTATTGGTGAACATGCCTGCCAGCCAGGGAGCAATTGGGGACATCTACAACTTCCGCCTGGAGCCTTCCCTCACCCTTGGCTGTGGTTCTTGGGGAAACAACTCGATCAGCGAGAACGTAGGACCAAAACACCTGTTGAACATCAAGACCGAAGCTGCCAGGAGGGAAAACATGCTCTGGTTCAAACTGCCTCCAAAGACGTATTTCAAGTACGGCTGTCTGCCTGTTGCCCTTGGCGAGTTGAAGGGTAAGAAGCGCGCATTCATCATCACCGACTCATTCCTGTTCACCAGTGGTATGGTGGATAAGATCACCGATACACTCGATGCAATGGGTATCGAATGTGAAACATTCCATCAGGTAAAACCCGATCCTACCTTGGGCACCATTACCGAGGGAATGAAGCTGATAAATGCTTTCAAACCCGATGTACTCATCGGTCTTGGCGGTGGTTCCCCTATGGATGCTGCAAAGATCATGTGGTTGCTCTACGAGCACCCGGAGGTACAGTTCGATGGGCTTGCTTTGCGGTTCATGGATATCCAGAAGCGAATCTATGCATTCCCCAACATGGGAAAGAAAGCCGAGCTTGTATGTGTACCTACCACCAGTGGTACTGGTAGTGAGGTTACCCCCTTTGCCATCATCACTGATGAGAAAAGTGGAATGAAATACGCAATTGCAGACTATGCACTCACCCCGACCATGGCGATCGTGGATAGTGAGCTAGCCATGGGAATGCCCAAGGGGCTGACCGCAAGCTGTGGTGTTGATGTATTGACCCATGCCCTGGAAGCACTTGCCTCGAGTATGTCCACCGACTATACCAATGGATTGAGCCTGGAAGCGGCCCGCGTCATCTTCAAGTACCTGCCAAAGGCGTATCGGGATGGAACGGACAAGAAAGCACGTGAGAAGGTTCACAATGCCTCGACCATCGCAGGTATGGCCTTCAGCAATGCATTCCTGGGAGTCTGTCACTCGATGGCACATAAGTTGGGAGCCCAGTTCCATATTCCCCATGGTATGGCAAATGCGCTGCTGCTCTGTAATGTCATTCGCTACAATGCAACGGACAACCCGACAAAGCAGGCTTCCTTCCCACAGTACGAGTACCCCTCCGCTGTGAGCAGGTATGCAAGAGCTGCTGACTACATTGCCATGATAGTAAATGAACAGGAGAATACTCCCTACATCAAGACTACGGCAACCGATAGCCAGGACAAGAAAGTTGAGGCCTTGGTTGCAGGGATTGAGATGCTGAAAAAGGAACTTGATATACCTTCCTCCATCAAGGAGTGGGGCATCAAGGAGGAGGACTTCCTGGCAGTGGTTGACGAGCTTGCAGTGAAAGCATTCGATGACCAGTGCACGGGAACCAACCCCCGCTACCCCTTGATCGGCGAGATCAAGCAACTCTACCTGGACTGTTTCTATGGAAGGGTGTACCAGGAAGCCTAGGTGCGATTAATTCTTACCCAGAGAGGACTCCGCTTGACGGGGTCCTCTCTATCTGTGTTCAAGAAATAATGCATCACTAAAAATGTAAGAATATGGTTAAGGAATCCCGAGCAAGAACAAACCTCCCAGGCTTCTATACAAGAAATGCCTCTTGTATTACTATGCTCGCATGTTTGAATGCAAACTCATCTGTACAGATATTGACGGAACCCTGCTTGATCCAAACCACCAGATCAGCGACAGAACAAAGGAAGCCATTCGCCGTGCTCGGAGAAAGGGCATTATCGTTGCGCTTGTCAGCGGCAGGATCTCAGGAAGTCTTACCCTGATCCAAGAGGAACTGGGAATCACCGGACCACTGGGGTGTTTCAATGGTTCACTCGTGCTTGATGAGGACGGAAAGGAACTGGAAGCACATCCCATCAGAGGGGAGCAGTGTACGCAAGTCCTCTCCTACCTTGCACAGACCGAGCTTGAGTGCTTTGTTTTTACCAATGAGAGTTGGTACATGCATGAAATGAATGCCTGGTACGATGTAGAAGTGAAAGCTTCACGCACACAAGGACGTATTACCTCCCTGGACAGTCTTTGTGATACGCTAGGCGCGGGTGAGAGACCCTTCAAGCTCTTGGCTATGCATAATGACCCTGAATATATGAGGAAACAAGAGAAAGCGTTGCAGACCCGATTCGGCAGCTCCTTGAATATCTTCAGCTCCTCCCCCCGCTATATAGAAATTCTGGCAAGAGGTGTGGACAAGGGTCATGCAGTTCGCTCTCTCTGTGAATCGTATGGGGTGGGCCCTGGAACCGTTATGGCAGTAGGCGACTACTACAATGATATTGGGATGTTCCGAGCAGCTGGATATGCGGTTGCTATGGCCAATGCCCCCGATGAGGTAAAAGCGCATGCACACGCATGTACCGCCAGCAATAGCGAAGATGGTCTGGCCCTCGCCATTGAGTCAGTCCTATGAAGCGGATACTCTCCCTCTACAGAGGGTTGCCGCAGCCGATCTATGTTCTCTTCTTTGCAACAGTCGTCAATGCTGTCGGGATATTCATCTATCCATTCCTGACGCTCTACCTCACCAGACGATTGGGATATACCCCGCTGCAAGCGGGTGCATTCATGACCATCGCCTCCATCCTCTATGTACCTGGCTCCTTCATCGGCAGCAAACTTGCCGACACCATCGGGCGAAAGCCGGTGTTGGTGGTATTCCAACTGCTGATGGATCTCTGTTTCATCCTGGCGGGTTTCTTTGAGGGAGAGGCATTCGTGCCCTACTTCATTCTGCTGGGTTTGTTCTTCGATGGTGCGGTCGACCCCGCCCGGGAAGCTTTGAAAACCGATGTTACCAGCATCGAGAATCGTCAGGTCTCATTCAGCCTCATCTACCTTGGACACAATGTAGGCTACTCCATCGGCCCGGTCATCGCAGGTTACCTGTTCTACAAAGCTCCTGAATGGTTGTTCTATGGGAATGCCGCAGCCGGCATTCTCTCCGTGCTGCTTGTCATGCTCAAGATACGAGAGAGCAAGCCTTCCAAGGAACTGATCGAGGAGAGCAAGGGATGGGATACCACAGAAAAAGGTGAAGAGGGAGGCCTTTTCAAGGCCTTGCTCACCCGTCCAAGGCTCCTATTCTTCGCACTTTCGGTCACCTTTTTCAGCTTTGCCTACAGCCAGACATTGTTTGCGCTCCCTCTGCTTACCACCAACCTGTTTGGCCAGGCGGGAGCCCCTCTGTATGGCAAGATGATGGCGATCAACGGGATCGTAGTGGTTATATGTAATCCAATTATTGTAAGCTTGCTCAGACGGTTTCACCCTCTGGCAAATTCAACCCTCTCTGGTATTTTCTATGCGATCGGATTCGGCCTCTTTGCTTTTGCAACCACCCCATTTGTATTTATGGGATTGACAGTGATCTACACGTTGGGGGAGATCATATCTGCAACGAATGACAATTTTTACGTGGCCAACAATACCCCGATCAGCCACCGCTCAAGGTTCTCTGCAATCCTGCCCATCATCATGGGTACCGGGCATGCAATAGCCCCCATTACTGGGGGCCTGATCATAGAATCGTACTCCATGAGCCTGCTCTGGATCACCACTGCCCTGGCCGCCCTGATCGGGGCAACCGGGGTCTTCCTGATCTACCTGAAAGAAAAACAGGAACGAAAGTAAATACTTACAGCTTTTCCAAGAGTGCCTTTACTGCATCAGAAGGAAAATCCTTATCAGTCTCATGCTCGCTGAGCAATTGCTTCAACCATGAAGTTACTGCCTCACTCTGCGGCAAGATGTACCCTGCTTCACGATAACAGTCCTCGGCAAGTACACGATTGCTTGCTGCAATGGCATGCATGAGCTGCTTGAAGACAGGATCATCACTTGCCTCTGCGAGGCTTCTAGCCAGGCGCTCCTGTCCTGCTTTACTCTTTGCCAAGGCGAATAAGCTCTTTCTTACTGCCTCACTCTTTTCCTGCGGAGGTGGATAGACAGAAGGGACCAAGTAGATTGCATGACTTGGGCAGGCATCCACACAGAGTCGGCAACCATCCTGGCATTTAGCGAAATCTATCTGTCCATTTTCCGTATCGGTTGCACCTGTTGGACAGACAAACAGACAGACACAATCTTTGGTGCAGAGGGAAATATTTCTTGCAGCATGCATCAGATGGCCTCCTTCTGGATGGGGTGTATCTTGAAACTGGGAACTTTGCAGATCGGGCAAAGGGAAGGAGGAGTGTCCCCTACATAGATAAAGCCACAAATCTCACACACCCATACATTGGTGTTTTCAAGCAGTGCACTGCCCTGCTTCTCATACCGTACCATGAGTGCCTTCAGGAGTTTGGAAGCCTTCTCACCCCAAAGCAGTGCTCGTTTTGCTCCTCTGTCATTGGCTTTCTCAGCAGCATTGCTTGCTTCTGTAAAACCACCAGACAAATCTGCATTGATTGCAGCAAGCAATCTCTGGTAATCCTGTACCTTCTCATTGGTACGTTGTTTGTCATAATAGGCAGCGAGTGTCCCGAACAGGGCGGCTTCCTCACTCCTGAGTTGCTTGTTACATGCTTTTTGCAGATTGGAACAGAGAGCTCCAAGTTCATCGGCTGACATCTGTCTCATATCGTCTTCCATGAACGACCTCCTCTTCTTGTTTATCGCTTACAGTATAGCATTCCATGTTGGTTTTTTGGAAAAAGACTCGAGGTTTTTCAATTCATCCATTTTGCTGGATATTATTTTTACCAGGAACAATCTAGACACGTGTATAATTTACCTACACGCAGGCAAGAATGGAGGGACCTGCAAGAAAACAGTATCTAATGACGAATTTTTAGAATACAAAGGTTTGTATTATCCATACTTTCTCCATGAAACACAGAGAAATTGGACAAGCAATCAAAGAACTCAGACAACAGAAAAACATGACACAGGAAGAACTCATAGAGAGAGCTGACCTCTCTCGAAGCCAGCTCTATTACATTGAATCGGGAAGACGGACACCCCGCCTTCCCACAATCCATAGTATTTGTGCCGCGCTCGAACTTTCATTTCTCGAGTTTGTGCACTATCTCTATCGTTACTCCCCTACCTCTTCAACACCAAGCATCTCATCAATGGATGCACCAGGGGCAACCATCGGATAGACCTTGTCATCGACAGGTATCTCACAATCAATGAGAACAGCTTGTCCCAGGTCCAGTGCCGCCTGAAGAATCGGCTTCGGATCATCAGTCTTGCTGATTCTCATTCCCTTTACCCCATAGGCCTCAGCAAGTTTCAACCAATCGATGGGGGTATCGAGAGTGGTCTCACTGTAACGTCGGTCGAAGAAGAGCGTCTGCCACTGACGTACCATGCCCAGTGTCTGGTTGTTCATCAAGAGAATGATAACCGGTAGCTGATACCGCGCAATGGTAGCCAGTTCATTGCAGTTCATCTTGAAACTGCCATCCCCGGCAACATTGACGACGCGAGCATCAGGATTGGCTACCTGTGCTCCGATCGCAGCTCCTGTTCCATACCCCATGGTTCCAAGCCCACCACTGGTGAGGAAGTGACCGGGCTGGAGGTGCTTGAGGAACTGTGCAGCCCACATCTGATGTTGTCCAACCTCAGTAACGGCAAAGAACCCTTCAGGAAGCACGCTCTGCAGCGCTTTCAGGATCTCCTTGGATCGGGCACTCTCGCTGTCCACCCTGATTGGGTATCGCTTCTTATATTCAGCAACTTGCTCCATCCACTTCGTATGCGTCATGGGATTCACAATTCGGTTGTTCAGCTCATTCAGCACTACTTTCAGGTCCCCGATCAAGTGACAGTAGGTCTTGATATTCTTGTCAATTTCAGCCGGGTCCACATCGATGTGGATAATCTTGGCATTCTTCGCAAATGCACTGGCTTTGCTGACAACCCGGTCACTGAAGCGCGCACCGATTACCACCAGAAGGTCGCAGGATGAAACACTCATGTTTGAGACTTTCGTCCCATGCATGCCGACCAAACCGGTGAAACGGGGACTGAGGGAGCTCACAGCTCCAACTCCCATCAGTGAGGTACAGGCAGGGCTGTCTATGTTTTCCAGGAACTGGGAGAGCTCTTCACTCGCCTTGGCCCTGATCACACCACCACCGATATAGCACATCGGTCTCTGGGCTTGCTTGATCAGCTGCAAAGCCTGTTCCATGCTCTTCTCACTCAATCGTTCGGTACGGGGTTGCAAGGCCTCAATCGGTTGGGGTGAGAAATCTGCGGTATAGACCGTCACATCCTTCGGAACGTCGATCAGGACAGGACCAGGTCTGCCCTCCTGAGCAATCTTGAAGGCAGTACGTATCGTCTCAGCCAAGTCAGCTACATCCTTTACAATAAAGTTGTGCTTGGTGATCGGCATGGTAATGCCGGTTATATCCACTTCCTGGAAACTGTCCTTTCCCAGAAGGGGAACGGTTACATTTCCGGTGAAGGCAACCATGGGAACACTATCCATGTAGGCTGTGGCAATACCGGTAACGAGGTTTGTGGCTCCCGGTCCACTGGTTGCCATACATACGCCTACCTTTCCAGTGCTCCTGGCATACCCGTCAGCAGCGTGGCTGGCACCCTGCTCATGGCTGGTCAGGATATGGCGGATTCTGCTCTGATTCTGGTACAGGGCATCATAGAGAGGCAATACAGCCCCTCCAGGAAACCCAAAGACGGTATCCACGCCCTGTTCAATCAGACATTCTATGATTATTTGTGCTCCAGTCATCTGCATGGTAGATTCTCCTCTTTGTGTATCATTTCTTGAAGACAGCTCCGGTGGCAGCACTGGTTACCTGCTTGGCATAGCGGGCCAAATACCCGGTGGTAATAGGCGGCTCCTTACAGACCCATTGCTTCTTCCGCTCAAGAAGCGTCTTCTCATCGACCAACAAACTGAGCTCACCCTTTGGTATATCAATGCTGATCGTGTCCCCTTCCTGGACGAGGGAGATTGGACCACCCTCAGCAGCCTCAGGGCTGACATGTCCGATGGAAGCTCCCCGGGTGGCACCACTGAAGCGGCCATCGGTGATCAAGGCAACATCCTTGTCCAGGTTCATACCGGCAATTGCACTGGTGGGACTGAGCATCTCACGCATGCCGGGGCCTCCCTTCGGTCCCTCATAGCGGATGACAATAACGTCCCCTGCCTTGATCTCTCCAGCAAAGATTGCCTTGATGGTATCTTCCTCACTCTCGAATACTCTCGCTGGTCCTTTGTGCACCAACATTTTCTCATCAACAGCACTCCGCTTCACCACAGCCCCATCTGGAGCAAGGTTTCCCCTGAGTACGGCGATTCCCCCGGTCTTGCTGAACGGGTTGTCGATGGGACGGATGACCTCATGGTTGTAGATGGGTGCTGCTCTATAGAGCTCCCCGACCGTCTTCGCACTCACCGTTGGCAGGTCTGCATTGAGCAGTCCAGCCTCTCCCAGTTCTCTCATCACTGCAAGTACACCACCAGCCTCATAGAGGTCCTCGATATGGTCAGGGCCGGCAGGAGCAAGATGGCAAAGATTGGGTACTTTGGCGGCAATATCATTCGCCATGAAAATATCCAGGTCAACACCAGCCTCATGGGCTATTGCCGGCAGATGGAGCATGGTATTGGTACTGCAACCCAAGGCCATATCAACGGCCATAGCATTGGCAAACGCTTCCTTGGTCATGATATCCAGGGGACGGATGTTCTTTTTCAACAATTCCATGATCTGGTATCCTGCTTCCTTGGCAAGCCTGTCCCGTGCGCTGTAGACAGCTGGTACGGTTCCATTGCCGGGGAGTCCCATTCCAATGGCCTCAGTCAGGCAGTTCATGCTGTTTGCGGTAAACATGCCACTGCAAGAACCACAGGTCGGACAGGCATTGTTCTCATAGGAGAGCAACTCTTCCTCACTGATCAATCCGGCTGCAAGGCTTCCCACTTTCTCAAACATGACCGAGAGGCTCGTTCCACAGGAGCTGTCGCCGGGAATCTTACCGGCAAGCATCGGTCCACCGGAAACAAAAATGGAAGGAATATTGATCCTAGCGGCAGCCATCAACATTCCAGGGACAATCTTGTCACAGTTGGGGACGAAAACCAGAGCATCAAAAGGATGGGCTGTTGCCATGATCTCGATGGAATCAGCGATGACCTCACGGCTTGCCAGAGAGTATTTCATCCCTGTATGGCCCATTGCAATACCATCACATACCCCAATGACAGGGAACGAGACTGGGTTTCCCCCAGCTTGGCGTACCCCGCTCTTTACAGCGTTGACAATTCTATCAAGGTGAATATGTCCTGGGATGATCTCATTGGCCCCATTCACGATACCAATGATCGGCATGTGGATTTCACGATCTGTCCATCCAAGTGCCTTCATCAGTGACCGGTGGGGGGACCTATCGGCTCCCTCAGTCATCTGCGCTGAACGTCTCTTGCTTTCGTCCATTGTATCCTCCTCCCTTTACAGGGCCTGGGCTATCAGGTCGCCCATCTCACTCGTACCGACCTTTTTCATACCGTCGGTGTAAATATCTGCTGTACGGTACCCTGCATCCAACACCGAGCTAACTGCCTTCTCAATTGCATCGGCCTCCTCAGAGAGGGAGAAGCTGTAGCGCAACATCATGGCTACCGAGAGTATGGTAGCGATCGGGTTGGCCAGGTCCTTGCCTGCAATATCAGGGGCACTGCCGTGTATCGGCTCGTACATCCCAAAACCATCCTCAGCCAGGGAAGCAGATGGGAGCATACCG
The sequence above is drawn from the uncultured Sphaerochaeta sp. genome and encodes:
- a CDS encoding 4Fe-4S ferredoxin — encoded protein: MHAARNISLCTKDCVCLFVCPTGATDTENGQIDFAKCQDGCRLCVDACPSHAIYLVPSVYPPPQEKSEAVRKSLFALAKSKAGQERLARSLAEASDDPVFKQLMHAIAASNRVLAEDCYREAGYILPQSEAVTSWLKQLLSEHETDKDFPSDAVKALLEKL
- a CDS encoding MFS transporter, which gives rise to MKRILSLYRGLPQPIYVLFFATVVNAVGIFIYPFLTLYLTRRLGYTPLQAGAFMTIASILYVPGSFIGSKLADTIGRKPVLVVFQLLMDLCFILAGFFEGEAFVPYFILLGLFFDGAVDPAREALKTDVTSIENRQVSFSLIYLGHNVGYSIGPVIAGYLFYKAPEWLFYGNAAAGILSVLLVMLKIRESKPSKELIEESKGWDTTEKGEEGGLFKALLTRPRLLFFALSVTFFSFAYSQTLFALPLLTTNLFGQAGAPLYGKMMAINGIVVVICNPIIVSLLRRFHPLANSTLSGIFYAIGFGLFAFATTPFVFMGLTVIYTLGEIISATNDNFYVANNTPISHRSRFSAILPIIMGTGHAIAPITGGLIIESYSMSLLWITTALAALIGATGVFLIYLKEKQERK
- a CDS encoding Cof-type HAD-IIB family hydrolase yields the protein MFECKLICTDIDGTLLDPNHQISDRTKEAIRRARRKGIIVALVSGRISGSLTLIQEELGITGPLGCFNGSLVLDEDGKELEAHPIRGEQCTQVLSYLAQTELECFVFTNESWYMHEMNAWYDVEVKASRTQGRITSLDSLCDTLGAGERPFKLLAMHNDPEYMRKQEKALQTRFGSSLNIFSSSPRYIEILARGVDKGHAVRSLCESYGVGPGTVMAVGDYYNDIGMFRAAGYAVAMANAPDEVKAHAHACTASNSEDGLALAIESVL
- a CDS encoding rubredoxin-like domain-containing protein — translated: MEDDMRQMSADELGALCSNLQKACNKQLRSEEAALFGTLAAYYDKQRTNEKVQDYQRLLAAINADLSGGFTEASNAAEKANDRGAKRALLWGEKASKLLKALMVRYEKQGSALLENTNVWVCEICGFIYVGDTPPSLCPICKVPSFKIHPIQKEAI
- the ilvB gene encoding biosynthetic-type acetolactate synthase large subunit; translated protein: MQMTGAQIIIECLIEQGVDTVFGFPGGAVLPLYDALYQNQSRIRHILTSHEQGASHAADGYARSTGKVGVCMATSGPGATNLVTGIATAYMDSVPMVAFTGNVTVPLLGKDSFQEVDITGITMPITKHNFIVKDVADLAETIRTAFKIAQEGRPGPVLIDVPKDVTVYTADFSPQPIEALQPRTERLSEKSMEQALQLIKQAQRPMCYIGGGVIRAKASEELSQFLENIDSPACTSLMGVGAVSSLSPRFTGLVGMHGTKVSNMSVSSCDLLVVIGARFSDRVVSKASAFAKNAKIIHIDVDPAEIDKNIKTYCHLIGDLKVVLNELNNRIVNPMTHTKWMEQVAEYKKRYPIRVDSESARSKEILKALQSVLPEGFFAVTEVGQHQMWAAQFLKHLQPGHFLTSGGLGTMGYGTGAAIGAQVANPDARVVNVAGDGSFKMNCNELATIARYQLPVIILLMNNQTLGMVRQWQTLFFDRRYSETTLDTPIDWLKLAEAYGVKGMRISKTDDPKPILQAALDLGQAVLIDCEIPVDDKVYPMVAPGASIDEMLGVEEVGE
- a CDS encoding helix-turn-helix transcriptional regulator; its protein translation is MKHREIGQAIKELRQQKNMTQEELIERADLSRSQLYYIESGRRTPRLPTIHSICAALELSFLEFVHYLYRYSPTSSTPSISSMDAPGATIG